A genomic stretch from Petrimonas mucosa includes:
- the trxA gene encoding thioredoxin, whose protein sequence is MALQITDATLDEVLATDKLVVIDFWAEWCGPCKMVGPIIDQLSEEYKDRVVVGKIDVDNNDEATSKYGIRNIPTVLFIKNGEVVDKLVGAGAKNLFTEKIEKNL, encoded by the coding sequence ATGGCATTACAGATTACCGATGCAACACTGGATGAGGTGTTGGCAACAGACAAATTAGTGGTTATCGACTTTTGGGCTGAATGGTGCGGCCCCTGCAAGATGGTTGGCCCCATCATCGACCAACTGAGTGAAGAGTATAAAGATCGGGTGGTGGTAGGAAAGATTGATGTAGACAACAACGACGAGGCCACTTCAAAATATGGTATCCGCAATATTCCCACAGTCCTTTTCATCAAGAATGGCGAGGTGGTAGACAAGTTAGTGGGTGCGGGCGCCAAAAATCTCTTCACTGAAAAGATCGAGAAGAATCTTTGA